In Marinobacter sp. es.048, the following proteins share a genomic window:
- the uvrB gene encoding excinuclease ABC subunit UvrB, which translates to MASNQANVSAREGAFKVDSPFQPAGDQPMAIEGLVDGIHSGLAHQTLLGVTGSGKTFTIANVIQQVQRPTIIMAHNKTLAAQLYGEFKEFFPDNAVEYFVSYYDYYQPEAYVPSSDTFIEKDASINEHIEQMRLSATKALLERPDAIIVATVSSIYGLGDPQSYLKMMLHLDRGDQIDQRYILRRLAELQYTRNDIEFHRANYRVRGDVIDVFPAESEKEAIRIELFDDEVENLSYFDPLTGEVLRRVPRVTIYPKSHYVTPRQTVLDAVEHIKVELDERLQQLRDNNRLVEAQRLEERTRYDIEMMLELGYCNGIENYSRYLSGRRPGEAPPTLFDYLPPNALLVVDESHVTIPQIGAMYKGDRSRKETLVEYGFRLPSALDNRPMKFEEWERIAPQMIFVSATPSTYEAEHAGQVVEQVVRPTGLLDPEIEVRPASTQVDDLLSEIHTRVKAKERVLVTTLTKRMAEDLTDFLMEHDIKVRYLHSDIDTVERVEIIRDLRRGEFDVLVGINLLREGLDMPEVSLVAILDADKEGFLRSERSLIQTMGRAARNVHGKAILYGDRITGSMQRAINETERRRAKQEAHNLEQGITPQGLNKKIADIMEGAGGGGRGRRKAERPGQKAAEEAEQYRAKAGNRSPEEVLKEVSRLEDEMYKAASELDFETAARLRDDIAELKEAALRTG; encoded by the coding sequence ATGGCCAGTAATCAGGCAAACGTGTCCGCCAGAGAAGGTGCGTTCAAAGTGGATTCACCGTTCCAGCCAGCGGGCGATCAGCCCATGGCAATCGAGGGGCTGGTGGATGGTATCCACTCCGGTCTGGCACACCAGACGTTGCTGGGGGTAACCGGCTCCGGCAAAACCTTCACCATCGCCAATGTCATCCAGCAGGTCCAGCGGCCTACCATTATCATGGCCCACAACAAGACCCTGGCGGCCCAGCTCTATGGTGAGTTCAAGGAATTCTTTCCCGACAACGCGGTAGAATATTTCGTCTCCTATTACGACTACTATCAGCCTGAAGCCTACGTGCCCTCGTCGGACACGTTTATCGAGAAAGACGCGTCCATTAACGAGCACATCGAGCAGATGCGTCTGTCGGCAACCAAGGCATTACTGGAAAGACCGGATGCCATCATTGTGGCGACGGTTTCGTCCATCTACGGCCTCGGTGACCCACAGTCCTACCTGAAGATGATGCTGCATCTGGACCGGGGCGATCAGATTGATCAGCGATACATCCTCCGGCGCCTGGCCGAGCTTCAATACACCAGGAACGATATCGAGTTCCACCGGGCCAATTACCGGGTTCGGGGTGATGTGATCGATGTATTCCCGGCGGAATCCGAGAAGGAAGCTATCCGCATCGAGCTCTTCGATGACGAGGTGGAGAATCTCAGCTATTTCGACCCGTTGACCGGCGAGGTCCTGCGCCGGGTGCCACGGGTAACCATTTACCCGAAATCGCATTATGTGACGCCCCGGCAGACGGTGCTGGATGCGGTTGAGCATATCAAGGTTGAGCTGGATGAGCGGCTACAGCAGCTGAGAGACAACAACCGGCTGGTTGAGGCCCAGCGCCTGGAAGAGCGAACCCGGTACGATATCGAGATGATGCTGGAGCTGGGCTATTGCAACGGCATCGAGAACTACTCGCGTTATCTCTCCGGTCGTCGACCCGGTGAGGCACCGCCGACACTGTTTGATTACCTGCCGCCCAATGCCTTGTTGGTGGTGGATGAATCCCATGTGACCATTCCCCAGATCGGTGCCATGTACAAGGGCGACCGATCCCGGAAGGAAACCCTTGTTGAGTACGGTTTCCGCCTTCCATCAGCGCTGGATAACCGGCCCATGAAGTTTGAAGAATGGGAGCGAATTGCGCCGCAGATGATCTTCGTGTCGGCCACCCCGTCGACTTACGAGGCCGAGCATGCTGGTCAGGTGGTGGAACAGGTGGTGCGCCCCACCGGTCTGCTGGACCCGGAAATCGAAGTGCGTCCGGCCTCTACCCAGGTGGACGATCTGCTCTCCGAAATCCACACACGGGTGAAGGCGAAGGAGCGGGTTCTGGTGACAACGCTGACCAAGCGTATGGCAGAAGACCTCACCGACTTTCTGATGGAACACGACATCAAGGTTCGCTATCTGCACTCGGACATCGACACTGTGGAGCGGGTCGAGATCATCCGGGACCTCCGGCGGGGTGAATTCGATGTGCTGGTGGGCATCAACCTCTTGCGGGAAGGTCTGGACATGCCCGAGGTCTCGCTGGTAGCCATCCTGGATGCCGACAAGGAAGGCTTCCTGCGCTCCGAGCGTTCACTGATCCAGACCATGGGACGTGCCGCTCGAAATGTTCACGGTAAGGCCATACTCTACGGCGACCGGATTACAGGCTCCATGCAGCGGGCCATTAATGAAACAGAACGTCGCCGGGCCAAGCAGGAGGCCCATAACCTCGAGCAGGGCATTACCCCGCAGGGCCTGAACAAGAAGATTGCCGATATCATGGAAGGCGCCGGTGGCGGCGGTCGGGGCCGTCGCAAGGCTGAGCGTCCGGGACAGAAAGCGGCGGAAGAGGCGGAACAGTATCGGGCCAAGGCTGGCAACCGCTCGCCGGAGGAAGTCCTCAAGGAAGTGTCCCGGCTGGAGGATGAAATGTACAAGGCCGCGTCCGAGCTGGATTTCGAAACGGCCGCTCGTCTACGGGATGATATTGCCGAGTTGAAAGAGGCGGCTTTGCGGACCGGGTAA
- a CDS encoding pyridoxal phosphate-dependent aminotransferase has product MDLQLSSRVQAIKPSPTLAVTNKAAELRAAGQDIIGLGAGEPDFDTPDHIKQAAIEAINNGQTKYTAVDGTPALKKAIIAKFKRDNGLDYEANQVLVSSGGKQSFFNLALATLNPGDEAIIPAPYWVSYPDMVLVAEGKPVIIETGAETRFKITPEQLENAITERTRLFVINSPSNPSGMAYTLEELQAIGEVLKKHPNIMIATDDMYEPILWTGKPFCNILNATPELYDRTFVLNGVSKAYSMTGWRIGYAAGPAKIIGAMKKIQSQSTSNPASISQAAAQAALDGDQGCVGEMIKAFKERHDWLVEALNKLPGVECLNGDGTFYVFPSFQGAIDADSSVSTDVEFAEKLLTDAGVALVPGSAFGCPGHMRLSFATSMENLEKAVERLQKALG; this is encoded by the coding sequence TTGGACCTTCAACTTTCCAGCCGAGTACAGGCAATCAAGCCCTCTCCCACCCTCGCAGTCACCAACAAGGCCGCGGAGCTACGCGCAGCAGGCCAGGACATCATCGGCCTGGGAGCCGGCGAGCCGGACTTCGACACACCTGATCACATCAAACAGGCAGCCATTGAAGCCATCAATAACGGCCAGACAAAGTACACCGCCGTGGATGGTACGCCAGCCCTGAAAAAAGCGATTATTGCGAAGTTCAAACGGGACAACGGCCTGGATTACGAAGCCAACCAGGTACTGGTAAGCAGTGGTGGCAAACAGAGCTTTTTCAACCTCGCACTTGCCACACTGAACCCGGGTGACGAAGCCATCATCCCTGCTCCGTACTGGGTTTCCTACCCGGATATGGTGCTGGTGGCTGAAGGCAAACCCGTGATTATCGAAACCGGCGCTGAAACCCGCTTCAAGATCACTCCGGAGCAGCTGGAAAACGCGATTACCGAGCGCACCCGCCTGTTCGTGATCAACAGCCCCTCGAACCCAAGCGGCATGGCCTACACCCTGGAAGAGCTGCAGGCCATCGGCGAGGTACTGAAGAAGCACCCGAACATCATGATCGCCACTGACGACATGTATGAGCCGATCCTCTGGACCGGCAAGCCGTTCTGCAACATCCTGAACGCCACGCCTGAGCTGTATGACCGCACCTTCGTCCTGAATGGCGTATCCAAGGCCTACTCCATGACTGGCTGGCGTATCGGCTACGCCGCGGGCCCGGCGAAAATCATCGGCGCCATGAAGAAGATCCAGTCCCAGAGCACCTCCAACCCCGCCTCCATCTCCCAGGCAGCGGCACAGGCTGCCCTTGATGGTGATCAGGGCTGCGTGGGCGAGATGATCAAGGCATTCAAAGAGCGCCACGACTGGTTGGTCGAGGCACTGAACAAGCTTCCGGGCGTCGAGTGCCTGAATGGCGACGGTACCTTTTACGTGTTCCCGAGCTTCCAGGGTGCCATCGATGCCGATTCCAGCGTCAGCACCGACGTCGAATTCGCCGAGAAACTGCTGACCGACGCCGGCGTGGCACTGGTCCCGGGCTCCGCCTTCGGCTGTCCCGGTCACATGCGCCTGAGCTTCGCGACCAGCATGGAAAACCTGGAAAAGGCTGTCGAACGTCTTCAGAAAGCGCTTGGCTAA
- the pyrF gene encoding orotidine-5'-phosphate decarboxylase, whose protein sequence is MQTANDPKIIVALDFPSQNPALELVDKLDPSKCRLKVGKELFTRSGPQLVEGLQKRGFDVFLDLKFHDIPNTTSAAVAAAADLGVWMVNVHASGGEKMMTACRERLETFGADRPLLIAVTVLTSMNADDLAGIGIPDSPEAQVSRLATLTKNCGLDGVVCSAQEAPKLKAEQGADFKLITPGIRPLTADKGDQQRIMTPTDALKAGSDYLVIGRPITQATDPLAALEAIHSEMIGL, encoded by the coding sequence GTGCAAACCGCTAACGATCCCAAGATCATCGTCGCCCTCGATTTTCCTTCCCAGAATCCTGCCCTTGAGCTGGTCGACAAACTGGACCCGAGCAAATGCCGCCTGAAAGTGGGCAAGGAACTGTTCACCCGCTCCGGCCCGCAATTGGTGGAAGGACTTCAGAAGCGTGGATTCGACGTATTCCTGGACCTGAAGTTTCATGACATCCCGAACACCACGTCAGCAGCCGTTGCGGCTGCAGCCGATCTCGGTGTCTGGATGGTCAATGTGCACGCCTCTGGCGGCGAGAAAATGATGACCGCCTGCCGGGAACGCCTGGAAACTTTTGGTGCGGATCGCCCGCTGTTGATCGCCGTCACGGTCCTCACCAGCATGAACGCCGACGACCTCGCCGGTATCGGCATCCCCGATTCCCCGGAAGCCCAGGTGTCCCGCCTGGCAACCCTCACCAAAAACTGCGGCCTCGATGGCGTCGTCTGCTCCGCGCAAGAGGCACCGAAGCTCAAAGCTGAGCAGGGCGCCGACTTCAAGCTGATCACACCGGGTATCCGTCCGTTGACTGCTGACAAAGGCGATCAGCAGCGCATCATGACTCCCACCGATGCCCTCAAAGCCGGTTCCGACTACCTGGTGATCGGCCGTCCGATTACCCAGGCAACTGACCCGCTGGCTGCCCTGGAGGCTATTCACTCAGAGATGATAGGGCTCTAG
- the lapB gene encoding lipopolysaccharide assembly protein LapB produces the protein MDIVLQWLLLTVAVAVGWLVGRLGSGDSRSGKTISDEESVKDRLQFLFTNYSDQAVENFVQSLAVNKDTVSLHLSIGSHFRNKGETDRAILIHQNLLARPELPPRFSPHVTLELARDYLNAGLLDRAEALLHQLMGDKEYGRHSSQQLIDLYQQEKEWGKAAEVARTLTRGDADPAMFKVLAYLTCELSEESLKQDDRWAAQKLAKEALEYDRSCVRANLILMKLLVRQGSYREAGNQCLKVFDQNPEFGPEAIDRLMKLEHEHGDIGRLAKKLRKLYESYPSTSLLLALVESVERASGRPGAIDLLRKELETRPSVRGLLRLVEMAGYEKGMTTDEGRLVSRIGHLILANRPVYRCVSCGFSGRQLHWLCPSCKQWETVRPIQGVEAE, from the coding sequence ATGGATATCGTATTACAGTGGCTGCTGCTGACAGTTGCAGTCGCCGTTGGCTGGCTTGTGGGCCGGCTGGGAAGCGGTGACAGTCGATCCGGCAAAACGATTTCCGATGAGGAATCGGTAAAGGACCGTCTCCAGTTCCTGTTCACCAACTACTCCGACCAGGCGGTTGAGAATTTCGTACAGTCCCTTGCGGTCAACAAGGACACCGTCAGCCTGCACCTCTCCATTGGCAGCCATTTCCGCAACAAGGGTGAAACGGACCGTGCCATATTGATTCACCAGAATCTGCTAGCCAGGCCAGAGTTGCCTCCACGTTTCTCGCCACATGTCACCCTTGAGCTTGCCCGGGATTACCTCAATGCCGGTCTGCTCGACCGCGCCGAGGCGCTATTGCACCAGCTGATGGGCGACAAGGAGTACGGCCGGCACTCTTCGCAGCAGCTCATCGACCTCTATCAGCAAGAGAAGGAATGGGGCAAAGCCGCCGAGGTCGCACGAACCCTGACCCGAGGCGATGCCGACCCGGCCATGTTCAAGGTTCTCGCCTACCTGACTTGCGAGCTGTCTGAAGAGTCTTTGAAGCAGGACGACCGATGGGCCGCCCAGAAGCTGGCCAAGGAAGCGCTCGAATACGATCGCTCCTGTGTTCGGGCTAACCTGATTCTGATGAAGCTGCTGGTTCGTCAGGGCAGTTATCGAGAGGCTGGCAACCAGTGCCTGAAAGTGTTTGACCAGAACCCCGAGTTCGGGCCGGAAGCGATCGACCGCTTGATGAAGCTCGAGCACGAACACGGTGACATTGGTCGGCTGGCTAAAAAGCTGCGCAAGCTCTACGAAAGCTATCCGAGTACCAGTTTGCTGCTGGCCCTGGTGGAATCCGTTGAGCGCGCCTCGGGACGACCGGGAGCGATCGACTTGCTCAGAAAGGAACTGGAAACGCGCCCGAGCGTCCGTGGCTTGCTCAGGCTGGTGGAAATGGCCGGCTATGAAAAGGGCATGACCACTGATGAGGGCAGGCTGGTGAGCCGTATTGGCCACCTGATTCTCGCCAATCGTCCCGTCTACCGCTGTGTCAGCTGTGGTTTCTCTGGCCGTCAGCTGCACTGGCTTTGCCCAAGCTGCAAGCAATGGGAAACCGTACGCCCGATCCAGGGTGTTGAAGCCGAATAA
- a CDS encoding LapA family protein gives MAGLQKILIILLVLVLVLLALVFSLNNQMAVSLNFLLFETQPHGVAVWIIMAFVVGALVGVLMTMLATVRTSVSRRTLQKRLDRAEQALEKSRAQNDRTL, from the coding sequence ATGGCAGGATTGCAGAAGATCCTTATTATTCTGTTGGTTTTGGTCCTGGTTCTGCTGGCACTGGTATTCTCGCTCAACAATCAAATGGCAGTCTCCCTCAACTTCCTTCTGTTTGAAACCCAACCCCATGGTGTTGCCGTCTGGATTATCATGGCATTCGTTGTCGGCGCCCTCGTTGGCGTGCTGATGACCATGCTGGCCACCGTCCGCACCTCGGTGTCCCGGAGAACCCTTCAGAAACGACTTGATCGCGCCGAGCAGGCATTGGAGAAATCCAGGGCCCAGAACGACCGGACTCTTTAA
- a CDS encoding integration host factor subunit beta, with the protein MTKSELVELIASKQTQLSVKDVELAVKTIIEHMSQSLADGQRIEIRGFGSFSLHHRAARTGRNPKTGEAVQLPAKYVPHFKPGKELREQVNDSLKKGF; encoded by the coding sequence ATGACGAAGTCCGAACTGGTCGAGCTGATTGCTTCCAAGCAGACTCAGCTCTCCGTTAAAGATGTCGAACTGGCTGTAAAAACCATCATTGAGCACATGTCCCAGTCGCTCGCCGATGGTCAGAGAATAGAAATCCGGGGATTTGGCAGTTTTTCCCTTCATCACCGGGCCGCGCGTACCGGGCGCAATCCGAAAACCGGTGAGGCTGTCCAGCTACCAGCCAAGTATGTGCCGCATTTCAAGCCCGGCAAAGAATTGAGAGAGCAGGTCAACGACAGCTTGAAGAAAGGCTTTTAA
- the rpsA gene encoding 30S ribosomal protein S1, translating to MSESFADLFEESLKEIDMQPGSIVQGTVVDVDNDWVTVNAGLKSEGVIPASQFLNEKGELEIAIGDVVDVALDAVEDGFGETRLSREKAKRAEAWKVLEKSFEAEEVVKGIINGKVKGGFTVDLAGIRAFLPGSLVDVRPVRDTAHLENKELEFKVIKLDQKRNNVVVSRRAVLEAENSAEREALLETLTEGMEIKGIVKNLTDYGAFVDLGGVDGLLHITDMAWKRIKHPSEIVNVGDEISVKVLKFDRERNRVSLGLKQLGEDPWVDIKGRYPEGSKVTARVTNLTDYGCFAELEEGVEGLVHVSEMDWTNKNIHPSKVVQVGDEVGVMILDIDEERRRISLGIKQCVSNPWEDFSSNFNKGDRISGKIKSITDFGIFIGLDGGIDGLVHLSDISWNETGEEAVREYKKGDEVETVILSVDPERERISLGIKQLESDPFAEFVQLNDKGSIVKGTVSAVDAKAATIALNDEVEAVLKASEISRDRVEDARNALKEGEEVEAKIISIDRKNRIINLSVKSKDVEDDKQALENVRTKTAETSSGATTIGDLIKEQMQQQNANKD from the coding sequence ATGAGCGAGAGCTTTGCGGATCTTTTTGAAGAAAGCCTAAAAGAAATTGACATGCAACCGGGTTCCATCGTCCAGGGAACCGTTGTAGACGTCGATAACGACTGGGTCACCGTTAACGCCGGACTGAAGTCCGAAGGCGTTATCCCCGCCTCCCAGTTCCTTAACGAAAAAGGCGAGTTGGAAATTGCTATCGGCGACGTTGTCGATGTAGCTCTCGACGCTGTTGAAGACGGCTTCGGTGAGACCCGTCTGTCCCGTGAAAAGGCCAAGCGTGCAGAAGCCTGGAAGGTACTCGAGAAGTCCTTCGAAGCTGAGGAAGTGGTTAAAGGTATCATCAACGGCAAGGTCAAGGGTGGTTTCACCGTCGATCTGGCCGGTATCCGTGCCTTCCTGCCTGGCTCGCTGGTAGACGTTCGTCCGGTTCGCGACACCGCGCACCTGGAGAACAAAGAACTCGAATTCAAGGTTATCAAGCTCGACCAGAAGCGTAACAATGTGGTTGTTTCCCGCCGCGCCGTTCTGGAAGCTGAGAACAGTGCCGAGCGTGAAGCTCTGCTGGAAACCCTGACCGAGGGTATGGAAATCAAGGGTATCGTCAAGAACCTGACAGACTACGGCGCGTTCGTGGATCTGGGCGGTGTTGACGGCCTGCTGCACATTACCGATATGGCCTGGAAGCGCATCAAGCATCCGAGCGAAATCGTTAATGTTGGCGATGAAATCAGCGTCAAGGTTCTGAAGTTCGATCGTGAGCGCAACCGTGTTTCTCTCGGCCTGAAGCAGCTGGGCGAAGATCCCTGGGTTGATATCAAGGGTCGTTATCCGGAAGGCAGCAAGGTTACTGCACGCGTTACCAACCTGACTGACTACGGTTGCTTTGCTGAGCTGGAAGAAGGTGTTGAAGGGCTGGTTCACGTATCTGAAATGGACTGGACCAACAAGAACATCCATCCGTCCAAGGTTGTCCAGGTAGGCGACGAAGTGGGCGTGATGATTCTGGATATCGACGAAGAGCGTCGTCGTATTTCCCTGGGTATCAAGCAGTGTGTATCCAACCCGTGGGAAGATTTCTCCAGCAACTTCAACAAGGGCGACCGCATCTCCGGTAAGATCAAGTCAATCACTGACTTTGGTATCTTCATCGGTCTGGATGGTGGCATCGACGGTCTGGTTCACCTGTCTGACATCAGCTGGAACGAGACTGGCGAAGAAGCGGTTCGTGAATACAAGAAGGGTGACGAAGTTGAAACCGTTATCCTGTCTGTTGATCCGGAGCGTGAGCGTATTTCCCTGGGTATCAAGCAGCTCGAGAGCGATCCGTTCGCCGAGTTCGTTCAGCTGAACGACAAGGGCTCCATTGTGAAGGGCACTGTGTCTGCAGTTGATGCCAAGGCGGCTACCATCGCCCTCAACGACGAAGTTGAAGCGGTACTGAAAGCCTCTGAAATCAGCCGTGACCGTGTTGAAGACGCACGCAACGCGCTGAAGGAAGGCGAAGAAGTTGAAGCGAAGATCATCAGCATCGACCGCAAGAACCGCATTATCAACCTGTCTGTGAAGTCCAAAGATGTTGAGGACGACAAGCAGGCACTGGAAAATGTGCGGACCAAGACTGCAGAAACCTCTTCTGGTGCGACCACCATCGGTGATCTCATCAAGGAGCAGATGCAGCAGCAAAACGCCAACAAGGACTAA
- the cmk gene encoding (d)CMP kinase produces MVGSSAPVITVDGPGGSGKGTITQMLARKLGWHLLDSGALYRLTALAAVRQGVSLDDENGLVKVAGGLDVAFEPTPAGEPVKVILAGQDVTADIRTESAGDNASKVAVMQPVRDALLQRQRDFRQAPGLVADGRDMGTVVFPDAPVKIFLTASAEERAQRRYSQLKDAGVDVNINALLEEIRVRDERDMNRSAAPLKPADDAQVIDSTGLSIEEVLGRCMAAAGQT; encoded by the coding sequence ATGGTTGGTAGCAGTGCACCGGTGATCACCGTGGATGGTCCTGGGGGTTCCGGCAAAGGCACGATTACCCAGATGTTGGCCCGAAAGCTGGGCTGGCACCTGCTTGATAGTGGTGCTTTGTATCGGCTGACGGCGCTCGCCGCGGTTCGCCAGGGCGTGTCTCTGGATGACGAGAACGGGCTGGTAAAAGTTGCCGGCGGACTGGATGTGGCGTTTGAGCCCACGCCGGCAGGCGAGCCGGTAAAAGTCATTCTGGCAGGGCAGGACGTGACCGCAGATATACGTACAGAATCGGCGGGCGACAATGCTTCAAAAGTGGCTGTGATGCAGCCGGTCCGTGACGCCCTTTTGCAGCGCCAGCGCGATTTCCGGCAGGCGCCGGGACTGGTGGCCGATGGCCGTGATATGGGGACTGTGGTATTCCCGGATGCACCGGTGAAAATCTTCCTGACGGCAAGTGCCGAGGAGAGGGCCCAGCGGCGCTATAGCCAGTTGAAGGACGCGGGTGTCGATGTTAATATTAACGCCCTTTTAGAGGAGATACGGGTTCGTGATGAACGGGATATGAACCGTTCCGCAGCCCCTCTCAAGCCCGCAGATGATGCGCAAGTCATTGATTCTACGGGATTGAGTATAGAAGAGGTGTTGGGCAGGTGTATGGCCGCAGCAGGCCAGACCTGA
- a CDS encoding bifunctional prephenate dehydrogenase/3-phosphoshikimate 1-carboxyvinyltransferase has protein sequence MASFEPLFKRVAVIGLGLIGGSLACAIRRNGLAGTVVGADQRDEELQLGKELGVIDQAASTVSDAVRGADLVVLAVPVRATRAVLEQIRPTLEADATLTDVGSTKSSFVNDVEAVFGSLSPRIIPGHPIAGSEKSGIRAANPELFANHKVILTPPDDVSQSHLAQLKALWEGCGATVLTMSVAYHDEVLAATSHLPHLIAFSLVDTLAGEDENMDIFRYAAGGFRDFTRIAASDPVMWHDIFLSNRDAVLRVIDHFTHDLEQLRTAIANQDSATLLRVFSRAKAAREHFSKMLSGQAYVTNNSEKQVTFRLRPGGAITGDIRVPGDKSMSHRSIMLGALADGVTEVKGFLEGEDSLATLQAFRDMGVTIEGPDDGFVRIHGVGMHGLQAPRGPLYLGNSGTAMRLFAGLLAAQPFDSELTGDASLSGRPMGRVADPLRAMGAVIDTAEGGRPPLKIRGGQKLSGIHYEMPVASAQVKSCLLLAGLYAEGSTSVTEPAPTRDHTERMLAGFGYHVHRDGSTASVSGGGQLTATNIDVPADISSSAFFLVAASIAPGSDLILRHVGMNPTRVGVINILNQMGASIEILDEREIGGEPVADLRVRSAELQGIDIPEDQVPLAIDEFPVLFIAAACAKGRTVLRGAEELRVKESDRIQVMADGLAELGVDTTVTPDGIIIDGGQTISGGTVNSHGDHRIAMSFAVASLRTAGEITVTDCANVATSFPGFVELAQGTGINISAEGAE, from the coding sequence ATGGCGTCTTTCGAGCCTCTGTTTAAACGGGTAGCTGTGATTGGCCTCGGGCTGATTGGTGGCTCTCTGGCCTGTGCAATCCGTCGCAACGGGCTGGCGGGCACAGTTGTTGGAGCCGATCAGCGCGACGAGGAGCTGCAGCTCGGCAAAGAGCTGGGTGTGATCGATCAGGCGGCATCAACAGTGTCTGATGCTGTCCGGGGTGCGGACCTGGTTGTGCTGGCTGTGCCGGTAAGGGCAACCCGCGCGGTTCTTGAGCAGATTCGTCCGACATTGGAGGCGGACGCGACCCTCACCGACGTCGGTAGCACCAAGTCCAGTTTCGTGAATGATGTTGAGGCAGTGTTCGGCAGCCTGTCGCCCCGGATCATTCCCGGCCATCCTATTGCCGGTTCGGAGAAGAGTGGCATTCGGGCGGCCAACCCCGAGCTGTTCGCTAACCACAAGGTCATTCTTACGCCGCCTGATGACGTTAGCCAGTCGCACCTTGCTCAGTTGAAAGCGTTGTGGGAGGGCTGCGGTGCCACGGTGCTGACCATGTCGGTGGCGTATCACGATGAGGTGTTGGCAGCCACAAGCCACTTGCCGCACCTCATTGCGTTCTCCCTGGTTGATACCCTGGCGGGTGAAGATGAGAACATGGATATTTTCCGCTATGCCGCCGGTGGCTTCAGGGACTTTACCCGGATTGCGGCCAGCGATCCGGTGATGTGGCACGATATCTTTCTGTCGAACCGCGATGCGGTTCTGCGTGTGATTGATCACTTTACCCACGATCTCGAGCAACTGCGTACTGCCATCGCCAATCAGGACAGCGCCACGTTGTTGCGGGTTTTCAGTCGCGCCAAGGCGGCGCGTGAACACTTTTCGAAGATGCTCTCAGGACAGGCTTACGTGACAAACAACAGTGAAAAGCAGGTGACGTTCCGTCTTCGGCCCGGTGGCGCGATTACCGGTGATATCCGGGTGCCAGGCGACAAGTCGATGTCGCACCGTTCGATAATGCTGGGTGCGCTGGCAGACGGCGTAACCGAAGTGAAAGGATTTCTGGAAGGTGAGGACAGCCTGGCCACGCTCCAGGCATTCCGGGATATGGGCGTGACCATAGAAGGCCCGGATGACGGCTTTGTTCGCATCCATGGCGTTGGCATGCACGGGCTGCAGGCCCCAAGGGGACCATTGTATCTGGGGAACTCCGGAACGGCCATGCGGTTGTTTGCAGGATTGCTGGCGGCCCAGCCCTTTGATTCCGAGCTGACCGGCGATGCGAGTCTCTCTGGCCGCCCGATGGGGCGGGTTGCCGATCCGCTCAGGGCGATGGGCGCCGTTATTGATACCGCTGAAGGTGGTCGCCCGCCCCTGAAAATCCGTGGTGGCCAGAAGCTGTCCGGTATTCATTATGAAATGCCCGTTGCCAGTGCCCAGGTGAAATCGTGCCTCCTGCTGGCCGGGCTTTATGCCGAGGGCAGTACGTCGGTCACCGAGCCGGCCCCTACCCGCGATCACACCGAGCGCATGCTGGCGGGCTTTGGCTACCACGTTCATCGGGATGGCTCGACGGCCAGTGTAAGTGGTGGCGGTCAATTGACGGCCACCAATATTGATGTACCTGCCGATATTTCTTCGTCGGCGTTTTTCCTGGTCGCGGCCAGTATTGCCCCGGGTTCGGATCTGATCCTTCGGCACGTTGGTATGAACCCGACCCGGGTGGGTGTGATCAACATCCTGAACCAGATGGGCGCCAGCATCGAGATTCTGGACGAGCGCGAAATCGGTGGCGAGCCGGTTGCTGACCTGCGGGTCCGCTCGGCCGAGTTGCAGGGTATCGATATTCCTGAAGATCAGGTGCCCCTGGCCATCGACGAGTTCCCGGTGCTGTTCATTGCTGCAGCTTGCGCCAAAGGCCGAACGGTTCTGCGGGGCGCTGAGGAGCTTCGGGTCAAGGAAAGCGATCGGATCCAGGTGATGGCAGATGGCCTTGCCGAACTGGGCGTGGACACTACCGTAACCCCGGACGGCATTATTATTGATGGCGGCCAGACCATTAGTGGCGGTACCGTGAACAGCCACGGCGACCACCGCATCGCGATGTCCTTTGCAGTCGCATCCCTGCGCACTGCGGGGGAAATCACGGTGACCGACTGTGCCAACGTGGCAACGTCTTTCCCCGGGTTTGTGGAACTTGCGCAAGGAACGGGGATCAATATCTCAGCCGAGGGGGCTGAATAA